In the Epinephelus lanceolatus isolate andai-2023 chromosome 6, ASM4190304v1, whole genome shotgun sequence genome, one interval contains:
- the nrl gene encoding neural retina-specific leucine zipper protein, whose protein sequence is MSSPSLPMPSLPPSPLAMEYLNDFDLLKFEVKPDTPPLPPPCAYPKSGLPHDPSSSPYTSHPPQDSSLSSSPYNSLPPSPTLSDAHPPPSGSSSLSSSSSSISFPLSISNSFTSGISSGSQGNVEGSPAHGGPQGPTPASLEDLIWLAALQQQFGGEVTGPATLLGALGGVPERGDRERGPVNGFLGCEDAVEALLNSAAAAVSSQFPGLSQSSSSNLGDSSSDSGADISCPKGTDMCHRPLVFLSSAPPSLPNAAPTSAPYPQPLSPQGRLHHHQHHHHQHHPHHPMHGSHHHHHHPQLNQCGVNERFSDEQLVSLSVRELNRHLRGVSKDEVVRLKQKRRTLKNRGYAQSCRYKRLQHRHALESEKHVLTQQLDQLQCELTRVLRERDAYKARYEKLLSTNHSIGGDAPPTRTSNPPSPPPDYFL, encoded by the exons atgtcctctccttccctccccatgccctctctccctcccagcCCTCTGGCTATGGAGTACCTAAACGACTTTGACCTCCTCAAGTTTGAGGTGAAACCTGACACCCCTCCGCTCCCTCCCCCATGTGCGTATCCAAAATCTGGCCTCCCCCACGACCCCTCCAGTTCTCCGTACACCAGCCATCCTCCACAGGACTCCAGTTTGAGCTCCAGCCCTTACAACTCGCTGCCACCTTCACCAACGCTCAGCGATGCCCACCCACCACCTTCgggctcctcctccctctcttcatcatcctcctccatctctttccCCCTCTCCATCTCCAACAGCTTCACCTCCGGCATCAGCTCCGGCTCTCAGGGGAATGTGGAAGGCAGTCCGGCCCACGGCGGGCCTCAGGGTCCCACCCCAGCCTCGCTGGAGGACCTGATCTGGCTGGCAGCACTGCAGCAACAGTTTGGAGGGGAAGTGACGGGGCCCGCCACTTTGCTGGGGGCCTTGGGGGGAGTGCCAGAGcgaggggacagagagagggggccGGTCAATGGCTTTCTGGGGTGTGAGGATgctgtggaggctttactgaactcagctgctgcagctgtcagcTCACAG TTTCCAGGGCTTTCTCAGAGTTCGAGCAGTAACCTGGGAGACTCCAGCAGCGACAGCGGGGCCGACATCTCCTGCCCCAAAGGGACAGACATGTGCCATCGCCCGCTCGTCTTCCTCTCATCTGCCCCGCCCTCTCTCCCAAACGCCGCCCCCACCTCAGCTCCCTACCCACAACCCCTCAGCCCCCAGGGTCGCCTTCATCACCACCAGCATCACCATCATCAGCACCACCCACACCACCCCATGCATGGCagccatcaccatcatcaccacccaCAACTTAATCAG TGCGGGGTGAATGAGCGCTTCTCTGATGAGCAGCTGGTGAGCCTGTCAGTGCGAGAGCTGAACCGACACCTGCGGGGAGTGAGTAAGGACGAGGTGGTGCGCTTGAAGCAGAAACGCCGCACGCTAAAGAACCGCGGCTATGCCCAGTCCTGCCGCTACAAGCGCTTACAGCATCGCCACGCTCTGGAGTCAGAGAAGCATGTGCTCACGCAACAG TTGGACCAGCTACAGTGTGAGCTGACTCGAGTGCTGAGGGAGAGAGACGCCTACAAGGCTCGCTACGAGAAGCTCCTCAGCACGAACCACAGCATCGGTGGCGACGCCCCACCGACCCGCACCAGCAACCCACCTTCCCCGCCCCCTGACTACTTCCTCTGA
- the LOC117253691 gene encoding GTP-binding protein REM 2-like has product MPTDVPEDRLNTEEKAAKCDSMTLCSTPTVRRGSTPLPIKHQLRREEAVHDDCDWSSGAAGPSASPISFSPALDDTLTVAFEGRPDGPLRIALLGQNGVGKSSLALALAGDMDRTASVDSEGEGYVRTVTVDDEESTIIIYDNWRQDLSALQCEVCVLVFSVTDRRSFHRTAQLRLLLRETQPQTPIILVGNKSDLVRTREVTSQEAMSSATLFNCLYLEISASLDHRTPELLECVVRLARGQPPWPPGTSAEDMTGGGQRESMTSRAKRFLSSLVPRYQREREVGKFLRQKSRSCHDLGAL; this is encoded by the exons ATGCCGACAGATGTGCCCGAAGATAGGCTCAACACCGAGGAGAAGGCGGCCAAG TGTGACAGTATGACTCTGTGCAGCACCCCGACTGTTCGCAGAGGAAGCACTCCTCTGCCTATAAAGCACCAGCTCAGACGAGAAGAAGCCGTCCACGATGACTGTGACTGGTCGTCAGGTGCAGCTGGACCTTCTGCCTCGCCAATCAGCTTCAGCCCAGCCTTGGACGACACGCTGACTGTGGCTTTTGAGGGCAGACCTGATGGGCCTTTAAGGATCGCCCTGCTGGGGCAGAACGGCGTGGGGAAGTCTTCTCTGGCCCTCGCCCTCGCTGGGGACATGGACAGGACTGCATCTGTGGATTCTGAAG GGGAGGGTTACGTGCGCACAGTCACCGTGGATGACGAGGAGAGCACCATCATTATCTATGACAACTGGAGACAG GACCTGTCGGCTCTGCAGTGTGAGGTGTGTGTCCTGGTGTTTTCAGTGACTGACAGGCGCAGTTTCCACCGCACGGCTCAGCTCCGGCTTCTCCTGAGGGAGACTCAGCCCCAAACTCCCATCATCCTCGTCGGAAATAAAAGTGACCTCGTTCGCACACGTGAGGTCACCTCTCAAG AGGCCATGTCCAGCGCCACCCTCTTCAACTGTCTGTATCTGGAGATCTCTGCCTCTCTGGACCACCGTACCCCGGAGCTCCTGGAGTGCGTGGTGCGGCTAGCCAGGGGCCAGCCCCCCTGGCCCCCGGGGACCAGCGCGGAGGACATGACCGGCGGAGGCCAACGTGAGAGCATGACCTCCCGTGCCAAACGTTTCCTGTCCAGCCTGGTGCCCCGGTACCAACGAGAGCGAGAAGTGGGCAAGTTCCTGAGGCAGAAGTCCCGCTCGTGCCACGACCTGGGGGCGCTGTGA